One genomic region from Candidatus Hydrogenedentota bacterium encodes:
- a CDS encoding trypsin-like peptidase domain-containing protein, with the protein MNQTSDSSSGDRARRPAQGRAALLLCLGLTFVFAGCLTASPPPSSGTGPYIDDKALLSKLRRAANAPESAYCGITDVLPRAPLRAPEGRVPVSASRRRRLRPDQVYAQCSASVLVIASLGHCKECGKRHALSTSAGFVAAFPGVCVTNYHVAEHEPDATLVAMTQDGAIYPITAVIAADKQCDVAVLQAEGLRAPPLAIAPDTPAGAPVVIISHPNRKFYTLTQGIVSRYFVRRDAQQAVAQMAVTAEYAKGSSGAPVLNAAGAVVGMVATTAPMEAGGEDGKTKYQQMVLRTCIPSNEVLAVLGAGPSTAATLPPVQPAPPGEEGSHP; encoded by the coding sequence ATGAACCAGACCAGCGACAGTTCATCCGGAGACAGGGCCCGCCGGCCGGCCCAGGGCCGCGCGGCCCTGCTGCTGTGCCTGGGGCTGACATTCGTGTTCGCGGGGTGCCTGACCGCATCCCCGCCGCCAAGTTCCGGGACCGGTCCGTACATCGACGACAAAGCCCTGCTGAGCAAGCTCCGCAGGGCCGCCAACGCGCCTGAGAGCGCCTATTGCGGCATCACCGACGTGCTGCCGCGTGCGCCCTTGCGCGCGCCTGAGGGGCGCGTGCCGGTGTCCGCGTCCCGGCGCAGGAGACTCCGTCCGGATCAAGTCTACGCGCAGTGCAGCGCCAGCGTCTTGGTCATCGCATCGCTGGGCCACTGCAAGGAGTGCGGCAAACGCCACGCGCTGAGCACATCCGCGGGGTTCGTCGCGGCGTTTCCGGGGGTGTGCGTGACGAATTACCATGTGGCCGAACACGAGCCGGATGCCACGCTCGTCGCGATGACGCAGGACGGGGCCATCTATCCCATTACCGCGGTGATTGCCGCCGACAAGCAATGCGACGTGGCGGTTCTACAGGCGGAAGGCTTGCGCGCGCCGCCCCTGGCTATCGCGCCGGACACGCCCGCCGGCGCGCCGGTCGTCATCATCAGCCATCCAAACCGGAAATTTTACACGCTGACGCAGGGCATCGTGTCCCGCTATTTCGTACGCCGTGACGCGCAGCAGGCCGTTGCGCAGATGGCCGTCACGGCGGAATACGCCAAGGGCTCGAGCGGCGCGCCCGTGCTAAATGCCGCCGGCGCCGTCGTGGGCATGGTCGCCACAACGGCCCCGATGGAAGCCGGAGGCGAAGACGGCAAGACAAAATATCAACAGATGGTCCTGCGCACCTGCATCCCGTCCAACGAGGTCCTGGCGGTGCTGGGGGCGGGGCCATCGACCGCTGCAACGCTACCGCCCGTACAACCGGCCCCACCCGGCGAAGAGGGTTCCCATCCGTAA